From the Paenibacillus sp. MMS20-IR301 genome, the window TAATGTAGAACACATTCATCAGCAGAGGCAGAATCAGCACCAGCAGGGTATCTTTGAGATGCAGGTAGTTGACAATCATCAGGTACCAAGGGACCAGGCCGCCGCTGAACAGTGTAGTGAAGAAGAAGAAGAAGGAGAAACGTCCCCGCCATTTAAAATCTCTCCGCGACAGCACATACGCCGTCATCGAAGTGAGGAACAATCCGAACAATGTACCGATCGCTGTTACAGATATGGTTACGCCATAAGCTCTGAGCATATCCGCCGGGTACTTGAAGAGCAGGCTGTAGGCTTCTGTCGAGAAGGACGACGGGATGAGCTGGAACCCTTTTTCGATAATGGCACTCTCTTCACTCAGAGAGGAGGACACGATCAGAATGAAGGGGAAAATACAGAATATGGCGAGTACAGTAAGTGTCACGTACCCGATGACGGCAAGCAAGAGCTTGTCCCTGTTGCCGCGCTTCCGGTTTACATCCGGAGAATTGATGCTTGCTGTAGTTGAACTCATTTGGTTTGACCTCCTTTTCCTAGAATAGAGCACGGTCTTTGTCGTATTTACGTACTGCATAGTTGGCCAGCATAATGGTAACGAAGCCAAGCAGGGATTGATAGAAGCCGGCCGCAGCGGACATTCCGATCTCATTGGAAGTGGTCAGCGAGCGGAACACGAAGGTGTCAATTACGTCCGTCGAAGAGAACAGCAGGCCGTTGTTGCCGACCATGTTGTAGAACATCCCGAAGTCTCCGCGGAAGACGTTACCGATGGCGAGCAGCACCAGAATGATGACTGTAGGCATCAGGTTCGGAACCGTAATTTTCATAATCCGCTGGAAAATATTCGCCCCGTCAATCTCAGCCGCTTCGTACATTTCGGTATCAATGCTGGTGATGGCGGCCAGATACATGATTGTACCATAGCCCAGGGTCTTCCACGCGGAGACGACCACCAGAATTACCGGCCAGTAAGCAGCGGTATTATAGATGTCGACCGGCTGCATGCCGAGTCCCTTCAGCAATACGTTGATGGTACCTACGTCGAAGTTGAACAGGTTGTAGGCAATGGCTCCAACCACAACCCAGGAAATGAAGTAGGGCAGGAACAATACCGTTTGGGTAATCTTCCGGAACCACTTGCCGGCAACCTCGAACAGCAGAATGGCCGCAAAGATTTGAACCACGTTGTTGACAACGATAAAAGCAATATTGTACAGCGCTGTGTTGCGTGTTACGCGCCAGGCGTCACCTGAATTGAAGAAGAATTTAAAGTTGTCCCATCCGTTCCAGGGGCTGCCGAAGACCCCGCCGGTGTAGTCGTATTGCTTAAACGCCAGGATAATGCCTGACATAGGGATATAAGCAAAGAGCAGGAAGAACAATACCGCCGGTACAAGCATGAGGAGCAAGGATCTGTACTTCTTGACATCATCCCAGAATCCATGTTGTTTCTGTTTCATCTTGAATCCCCTTTCCAAATCACCTTTTCTCTATAGCCTTATTATAAAGAAGCGCTTTCCCCGTGTGGATTCAGCCTAGCAACTAAAAGTAATACTTTTTCAACGATCAGCTAAATATATACCATTCCCCAAAAGACAAAAAACGTTGCACAGGCTGGTCCGGTAACCGGCCTGTACAACGTTCCCCGTTAAATTTTATGTTTTTTCCGGTACTCGCCGGGTGTCATGCCTGTTATCTGCTTGAACTGCCGGTTGAAATAGATAATATTCTTGTATCCCATCCGCTCGGCAATCTCATAGATCTTGAGCGTCGGATCACTCAGCAGCTCGAAGACCCGGCTGGTCTTGCGTTCATTCACATATTCACTGAACGGCAGCCCGGATTCTTCCTTGAACAGGAAGCCGAGATAGTTCGGCGTGAAGTCGAAATGGGCAGCAACCTCTTTCAGGGTAATCTTCTTCTCGAGGTTCTCCTCCACATAGTTCATAATCTCATCGATCAGCTTGCGCTTCTGCCGCTGCCGCTTCACGTACAGCAGCTCCGACAGCTCGAAGAACCGGCGCCGCATCCAGGACAGAATGTCATGGATCGTCTCGAACTGGAACAGGATATCCGGCTGATGGGACTCCCACTGCAGCAGCTCGTACAGATTCTCACTTTGCTGCTGCAGATCTGCATGCAGCTTGGAGGTGATGCGTATAATCAGCTCATAGACATCCTTCTTGCCCGCACTTGTGAACAATTCCAGCAGATGGTCGTCAATGGCCACCAGATCATACTCGATGATTGCCCCGAGCAGCTGCTCGACCGTCTGCTCAATCCGGGTCCCCGGTGTCCCGCGCGGTGAAGATTCCATATTGTCACGGATCAGCCGGTTTTTGCCCAGCAGCCATTTCGCGCTGAGCGCGGCCAGCGCCTGCTGGTAAGACTCATGAAGCCCTGCCTCATCCTGGGCATAACGGCCGGCTCCGACAGTCACGGAACAGAAGCACAGTTCCCCTGCCTTGCGGACCAGCTCCTCCAGCAGACTCAGGAAGGTGTCCTCCGGGAGGCTGCACAGAATGACGGACCTGTGATGCTGCAGCGGGATCAGTGTTCCCAGATTGGCCTCCTCGACAAAGGACTTGATGAGTCCGGTCATCTGCCGTGTCCGGGCACGGGTATCCTCCTCGGACAAATCACGCATTTTCCATTCCAGATCATCAATCTCAACAATCGCTACTGCTGCACCCTTGAGCAGCAGCGGAGCCAGGGCACTTTGCAAATGCTGCTCCGCCGGCTCGGGAGACGGATCTTCGAACCAGCGCAGAATCAGCTCCTTATTGACAAGCGACAGTGCTTCGCTGAAGGAACGGTCCTGCTCCCGCTCCTGCTCCATCGCTGCGCATAACGACCCCAGCATGTCGTACAGGTCCTTGTCCTCAACAGGCTTCAGCAGATACCCCGAGGCATTAATCTCAATTGCTTCCTTGGCGTAGCTGAAATCCTCATGCCCGCTGATGAATACGATCTTGATCTTGGGATAGATCGCTTTAGCCCGGCGCGCAAACTCTGTTCCGGTCATAATCGGCATCCGGATATCGGAGAGGATAATATCAATCCGCTCCTGCTCCATAATCTTCAGCGCATTGAAGCCGCTGTTCGCTGTGCCTACTACTGCAAGATCAAGCGGGCTGGCCAGCACTCTGCGCCGCAGCCACTCCAGATCGATTGCTTCATCATCCACCAGCAATACGTTGATACTCATTGCAATCCCTCCTCCTCTGCCTGTGCCGGCTGCATATGCCGCCCGTAATCATCTTCCAGCATCAATTGTTACAGTTCTTCATGCAGATCGTCATGGTCTTGAAGACCGGCGGGAAGCAGCAGCCTGACGGTTGTGCCTGCCCCGTAGAAGCTGGCAATGGTCACACCATAGGCATCGCCATATCTGAGCTTAATCCGCTCGTCCACATTTTTAACCCCGTAACCGCCGGACTGGCTGGGACCGTTCATCATTTTACGGACAACCTCCGGGCGCATTCCAATCCCGTTATCGATAACCTTCAGCTCAATATTGCTGCCTACCCGCCTGCCCGTCAGCCGGATGGCAATCGTCTCACCGAACCAGGCATGCTTGAATACATTTTCGACAAAAGGCTGCAGTACCAGCTTAATGACCTGCATCCCCATTATCTCTTCATCCACATCGACATATAAAGTGAAGCTGTCTGCATACTTGACCCGCTGGATTTCCAGGTAGGTTGCCACCTGCTCCAGCTCCTTTTCCAGCGCAATATACACATTGCCCTGGTTCAGCGTCAGCCGGTAGAAACGCGACAGACCCTGGACCATCTCCGTGACCTTGCCGATTTCGCCTAAGTTCGCCAAGCTGCTGATCGTCGAGAGCGTATTATAGAGGAAATGCGGATTAATCTGCGCCTGCAGCGCCTCCAGCTCCGCCTGCTTCTTCTGGATGCCCTGGACATAGACACTGTTGATCAGCCCCTGAATATTGCCGGCCATATCATTGAAGGAATCGGCAATCTGCACAAATTCATCATTGCCGGAGAACCGGATCCGCTTCTGGAAATTCCCCTCCTGGAAGGAGCGCACGAGGCCGACAATCCGGCTCATCTTGCGCCCGGAGATCCGGGCTACCATGAACCCGATTAAGGTCATAACGAGGAAGCTGAGCGAACAGACAGCGATAATTACCCTGCGCAGCCGCCCGGCATCCTGGGTCAGATATCTTTGCGGAACCATAGCTTCAATCACGAAGTCACTGCCCGGAATCTGCTCATGCAGACTAAGGAAATTCTCGTGCCCGTCCGCATAATCCGCAGTGCCGCGCTGGAACAGAATGCCGCCGGTAGCCTGCTCCACCAGCCGCAGGGTAATGCCCTCCTCTACCGGGAAGGTGTCGAACCCGCCGAACAGATCCTCCAGGGAGACCGTAATCCGCACATAGCCGATAACGGTCTTGTAATCACTGAAGTTAACCAGCCTGCGGACATGCGAGAGATTGCCCAGCTTCTGGTCCGTATCAATCTGCAGCCATAGATTATCACGCTTCGAATCCTTCAGCGACAGGTACCAGCTGCTTCCCGTAATCTCGTCAAAAGGCAGGATATAATAATCGCTGTCAATAATCGGCTCATCCAGATTGTCGCCGGAGACAATATTGAGATCGCTGTTAGGGGTATACAGCATGAAGCGGATCTTATTCCCGAACAGCTGCAGCGGAGCGGTAATCTGCGGCACTATCTCATCTATCATCGCCAGATAAATCTCAAACGGAGTGCCTCTCAGCTCGAGTGCGCGCTGGAACGGCTGGCTGCCGAATATGTTATCCGACATCCGCTGGATTTCATCCATCTGGTATCGGATATTATTCCGGGCCTGCTCCATGCCTGTCCTGATGTTGGACTCGGCCATCTCTGTCCGGGAATCGGTCAGCATGGAATACGAGATATACCCGATGAACACATCGGTCAGGAGCACCAGGAGCAGATAAGGAATCATCATTTTATAGGTGAACGGCATGTACTTCTTCAGCTTAGGCATCATCGCGGAACATCCTCTGCACGGAATTCGTTATGTTTATATTATCGTTCCGCAAGCCGAAAATAAATAGCCGAGACGCAGGGATCTCCCGGGCGGCTGTAATTATTCCGGTACCGCCTGCAGCACAATTTCTGCTGCCGCCAGCCCCGCGGATACAGCCCTGAGCTGAATGGAGCCTGCCCCTGCCGAAGTCTGAACCAGGGCCAGACACCAGCCGTTAAAGGCCCGCCGCACTGTTCCTTTATCCGGTTCATGGCTGCTCGGGTTGCCGTTGCCCAGGCCGAGCAGCGTTCCCGCACCAGTAACTTCAAAGGTAATTTCATTGTCGGCCATAGGCACAATATAACCCCGCCTGTCCAGAATGGCCACGCGGACAGGGATCGTATCACAGCCGTCCCCCTTGCCTTCAAGGCGGTCCGGGAACAAGGCGATGCGGTACGGCTGGCCTGCGGTGGCCACCGCCTTCTCTGCAACCGGGCTGCCGCCGGTGATTCCGGTCGCCCGCAGCTCGCCGGGCTCATAGATCACCCGCCACGATAAATAACCGTTCCGGTCTACAGGCTGCTCACCAAGGCTTTTTCCGTTAAGGCTCAGCTCCACTGTCTCCGTATTCGCGAATACACGCACCTCAACCGGCTTGCCTTCCATCCCCGGCCAATTCCAGTGCGGCAGCAGGTGAACCATTGGCTCAGCCTTCCATGCGGCCTGCATATAATAATAGCTGTCTTTAGGGAATCCGCAGGTGTCCATCAGCCCGAAATGCGAGTTAATACAAGGCCACAGATAAGGGGTCGGCTCCCCGCGGTAATCGAAGCCTGTCCACATGAAGACGCCGGTCAGGAACCGGTGCTGCACCAGATCACTCCACGCCTGCT encodes:
- a CDS encoding carbohydrate ABC transporter permease yields the protein MSSTTASINSPDVNRKRGNRDKLLLAVIGYVTLTVLAIFCIFPFILIVSSSLSEESAIIEKGFQLIPSSFSTEAYSLLFKYPADMLRAYGVTISVTAIGTLFGLFLTSMTAYVLSRRDFKWRGRFSFFFFFTTLFSGGLVPWYLMIVNYLHLKDTLLVLILPLLMNVFYIIVMKSFMSSIPDAITESAKIDGAGDFRIFMQLIVPLSKPALATIGLFIALAYWNDWYNALLFISKSELMPLQYYLYKMLGNMDGMRKAMMASGAVVNTDLPTESLKMAMTIVATGPILLAYPFIQKYFVTGLTIGAVKG
- a CDS encoding sugar ABC transporter permease, giving the protein MKQKQHGFWDDVKKYRSLLLMLVPAVLFFLLFAYIPMSGIILAFKQYDYTGGVFGSPWNGWDNFKFFFNSGDAWRVTRNTALYNIAFIVVNNVVQIFAAILLFEVAGKWFRKITQTVLFLPYFISWVVVGAIAYNLFNFDVGTINVLLKGLGMQPVDIYNTAAYWPVILVVVSAWKTLGYGTIMYLAAITSIDTEMYEAAEIDGANIFQRIMKITVPNLMPTVIILVLLAIGNVFRGDFGMFYNMVGNNGLLFSSTDVIDTFVFRSLTTSNEIGMSAAAGFYQSLLGFVTIMLANYAVRKYDKDRALF
- a CDS encoding sensor histidine kinase, with the translated sequence MMPKLKKYMPFTYKMMIPYLLLVLLTDVFIGYISYSMLTDSRTEMAESNIRTGMEQARNNIRYQMDEIQRMSDNIFGSQPFQRALELRGTPFEIYLAMIDEIVPQITAPLQLFGNKIRFMLYTPNSDLNIVSGDNLDEPIIDSDYYILPFDEITGSSWYLSLKDSKRDNLWLQIDTDQKLGNLSHVRRLVNFSDYKTVIGYVRITVSLEDLFGGFDTFPVEEGITLRLVEQATGGILFQRGTADYADGHENFLSLHEQIPGSDFVIEAMVPQRYLTQDAGRLRRVIIAVCSLSFLVMTLIGFMVARISGRKMSRIVGLVRSFQEGNFQKRIRFSGNDEFVQIADSFNDMAGNIQGLINSVYVQGIQKKQAELEALQAQINPHFLYNTLSTISSLANLGEIGKVTEMVQGLSRFYRLTLNQGNVYIALEKELEQVATYLEIQRVKYADSFTLYVDVDEEIMGMQVIKLVLQPFVENVFKHAWFGETIAIRLTGRRVGSNIELKVIDNGIGMRPEVVRKMMNGPSQSGGYGVKNVDERIKLRYGDAYGVTIASFYGAGTTVRLLLPAGLQDHDDLHEEL
- a CDS encoding response regulator, producing MSINVLLVDDEAIDLEWLRRRVLASPLDLAVVGTANSGFNALKIMEQERIDIILSDIRMPIMTGTEFARRAKAIYPKIKIVFISGHEDFSYAKEAIEINASGYLLKPVEDKDLYDMLGSLCAAMEQEREQDRSFSEALSLVNKELILRWFEDPSPEPAEQHLQSALAPLLLKGAAVAIVEIDDLEWKMRDLSEEDTRARTRQMTGLIKSFVEEANLGTLIPLQHHRSVILCSLPEDTFLSLLEELVRKAGELCFCSVTVGAGRYAQDEAGLHESYQQALAALSAKWLLGKNRLIRDNMESSPRGTPGTRIEQTVEQLLGAIIEYDLVAIDDHLLELFTSAGKKDVYELIIRITSKLHADLQQQSENLYELLQWESHQPDILFQFETIHDILSWMRRRFFELSELLYVKRQRQKRKLIDEIMNYVEENLEKKITLKEVAAHFDFTPNYLGFLFKEESGLPFSEYVNERKTSRVFELLSDPTLKIYEIAERMGYKNIIYFNRQFKQITGMTPGEYRKKHKI